In Zygosaccharomyces rouxii strain CBS732 chromosome D complete sequence, one DNA window encodes the following:
- the SWD2 gene encoding WD-repeat containing protein SWD2 (highly similar to uniprot|P36104 Saccharomyces cerevisiae YKL018W SWD2 Subunit of the COMPASS complex which methylates histone H3 on lysine 4 and is required in transcriptional silencing near telomeres), translating to MDISKENLSKFRAVKSFRLPENEVLPITSLSFDDHGQYLLSASASDNMHLYDAVGCRFLNTIASKKYGCHAARFTHSQSECIYSSTMKSFDIRHLNLETNQYLRYFTGHGALVSDLQMSPLNDTFLSASYDESVRLWDMRASKAQAIVPSLVPSCIAYDPSGLVFALGNPQNYEIGLYNLKQLKNGPFLVIKVNPKFDKWNKLEFSNDGKYLLLGSSAGRQVILDAFDGTQLFELSGTKSFPLREFMDSGSACFTPDGRYTMGTDYEGKIAIWNHSESVSGKTLKPQGYIQAAPESCPRTIAFNPKYAMFVTADEMVDFYVGQDN from the coding sequence ATGGATATTTCAAAGGAGAATCTGTCAAAGTTTAGAGCTGTTAAATCATTTAGGCTGCCGGAGAATGAAGTTCTGCCTATAACGTCTTTAAGCTTCGATGACCATGGACAATACTTATTGAGCGCTTCAGCAAGTGATAACATGCATCTTTACGATGCTGTTGGATGTCGATTTTTGAATACAATTGCCTCTAAGAAATACGGTTGTCATGCAGCAAGGTTTACACACTCACAATCAGAATGTATCTACAGTTCTACCATGAAGAGCTTTGATATTAGACATTTGAATTTAGAGACCAATCAGTACTTGAGATATTTTACGGGACATGGGGCACTCGTCAGCGATCTTCAAATGTCACCATTAAATGATACTTTCCTTTCCGCATCCTACGATGAATCTGTAAGACTTTGGGATATGAGAGCTTCAAAGGCACAGGCTATTGTACCCAGTTTAGTACCAAGTTGTATAGCATATGATCCCAGTGGGTTGGTATTTGCATTGGGTAATCCACAAAATTATGAAATTGGATTATACAATTTAAAACAGTTGAAGAATGGGCCTTTCCTAGTTATCAAAGTTAATCccaaatttgataaatggAACAAACTAGAATTTTCTAACGACGGTAAATATCTGCTATTGGGATCATCTGCAGGTAGACAAGTTATACTTGATGCTTTTGATGGAACACAATTGTTTGAGTTGTCAGGTACAAAATCGTTTCCACTGAGAGAATTTATGGATTCCGGGTCCGCATGTTTTACGCCTGATGGTAGATATACAATGGGTACGGATTATGAAGGCAAAATTGCCATTTGGAATCATTCAGAATCAGTTAGCGGTAAAACTTTAAAACCACAGGGTTATATACAGGCGGCACCTGAATCATGCCCGAGAACCATAGCGTTTAATCCGAAATATGCAATGTTCGTCACTGCAGATGAAATGGTCGATTTTTATGTTGGCCAAGataattaa
- the RAM2 gene encoding bifunctional protein farnesyltransferase/protein geranylgeranyltransferase (similar to uniprot|P29703 Saccharomyces cerevisiae YKL019W RAM2 CAAX farnesyltransferase alpha subunit), whose protein sequence is MEGYEDVSPLPLDTGFKDELCQIMYTDEYRMVVGTARALMERREYSERAKELTGRVIDLAPAYYTAWNYRFDILMHLARGNVELLNQELEWIDEVTLNNPKNYQIWSYKEAVLKNHPSPSFKRELPILQLMLDEDTKNYHVWSFRKWCVLFFGDFSHELGYTESLLERDVYNNSAWTHRMFVLKNTSPSHDHVLEEIEYVKGKIELVPQNISVWTYLRGLYENFLNANYDDEIIQFTSTFTHGVEEEDETDVNVEIESSCALEFIAHVYALRGGAMTRKAINAYKGLATKYDPIRKNLWELKISRVTKS, encoded by the coding sequence ATGGAAGGGTATGAAGATGTATCGCCTCTGCCGCTAGATACAGGTTTTAAAGATGAGTTGTGTCAGATCATGTACACTGATGAGTACAGAATGGTCGTTGGTACTGCCAGAGCATTGATGGAGAGGAGGGAGTACTCTGAGAGAGCTAAGGAACTGACTGGGCGAGTGATTGATTTGGCTCCAGCCTATTATACTGCATGGAATTACAGGTTTGACATTTTAATGCATTTGGCACGCGGTAATGTAGAATTGTTgaatcaagaattagagTGGATTGATGAAGTTACGTTGAACAACCCTAAGAACTATCAGATTTGGTCATACAAGGAAGCTGTTTTGAAGAATCACCCCTCACCAAGTTTCAAGAGAGAATTACCCATTTTACAGCTGATGCTAGATGAGGATACCAAGAACTACCACGTTTGGTCATTCAGGAAGTGGTgtgttcttttctttggagATTTTAGCCACGAGTTAGGATATACAGAATCGTTATTGGAAAGGGACGTTTATAACAATAGTGCATGGACACACAGAATGTTCGTGCTAAAAAATACGAGTCCCAGTCATGACCAtgtattggaagaaattgaatatgTCAAAGGTAAGATCGAGTTAGTTCCTCAAAACATAAGTGTCTGGACTTATTTACGTGGATTATATGAGAATTTCCTGAATGCCAACtacgatgatgaaattataCAGTTTACGAGTACTTTTACTCATGGTGTagaggaagaggatgaaaCCGATGTAAATGTGGAAATAGAATCATCGTGTGCATTGGAATTTATAGCACACGTCTACGCATTGCGTGGTGGAGCAATGACTAGAAAAGCCATAAACGCCTACAAAGGATTGGCTACGAAGTACGATCCCATTAGGAAAAATCTGTGGGAACTCAAGATTTCTAGGGTTACAAAAAGTTGA
- the MND2 gene encoding Mnd2p (weakly similar to uniprot|P40577 Saccharomyces cerevisiae YIR025w MND2 Subunit of the anaphase-promoting complex (APC); needed for meiotic nuclear division), with product MTSSVPLSGLPLFRDVKENLIQQRNEQQQQHQQQQATHQAKRRNHLKKSSTHHHYMPPLSAYNASEERPYYPGGRFDEMTMRIEMEQRRLNGIRNLGYNYIRPIGVGHTLQMIRERKQLAAKLRVEEAAQQQEQLELQGQEEQEQQLDQIQRPRQQQQHSILPSAFQENGDRSSHYDFGMVEDVGEDPTGTSPPQPMGQILAPPFNPTVEDEDEEEDEISYDYEAEFAQVEDEQNEEDEEDEYLDKNQEGRLRMLNPRGATRDFSIQQFVETSHMESHPYDMEDDYENPQLEVETNQGDSGDFTEVPWINISDTVDNVDSPRVSSLNSLVGHRMISSSTVTTNNNGLRLLPPRARRVSDNNSDQELI from the coding sequence ATGACTAGCAGTGTTCCGTTGAGTGGGTTACCACTCTTTAGAGACGTCAAGGAGAATTTGATTCAACAGAGAAATgaacaacagcagcagcatcagCAACAACAAGCTACTCATCAGGctaaaagaagaaatcaccTCAAGAAATCGTCAACCCATCATCATTACATGCCGCCATTGTCAGCTTATAACGCCAGTGAAGAAAGGCCGTACTACCCTGGTGGCAGATTTGATGAGATGACTATGAGGATTGAAATGGAACAGAGGAGGTTGAACGGCATACGGAATCTGGGATACAACTATATTAGACCCATTGGTGTAGGGCATACATTACAAATGATTAGAGAAAGGAAACAGCTGGCTGCTAAATTGCGAGTTGAAGAAGCCGCtcaacaacaggaacaGTTGGAATTACAAGGGCAAGAGGAGCAGGAACAGCAGCTGGATCAAATACAGCGACCACgacaacagcaacaacacTCAATACTTCCTTCTGCATTTCAGGAAAATGGAGATCGGAGTAGCCATTACGATTTTGGTATGGTGGAGGATGTAGGAGAGGATCCAACGGGCAcatcaccaccacaacCAATGGGACAAATATTGGCACCACCTTTCAATCCTACGGTagaagacgaagacgaagaagaggatgaaatATCCTACGATTACGAGGCTGAGTTTGCCCAAGtggaagatgaacaaaacgaagaagatgaggaagatgaatatttggataaaaaCCAGGAAGGTCGTTTAAGGATGTTGAATCCCCGAGGTGCAACAAGGGATTTCAGCATACAACAGTTCGTAGAAACTTCTCACATGGAAAGTCATCCCTATGATATGGAAGATGATTACGAGAATCCTCAGTTGGAAGTAGAGACTAATCAAGGTGATAGCGGCGATTTTACAGAAGTTCCTTGGATTAATATTTCAGATACGGTGGACAATGTGGATTCGCCGCGTGTTAGCAGTCTAAACAGCCTTGTAGGGCATAGAATGATCTCTTCAAGCACTGTGACTacaaataataatggtTTGAGATTACTTCCGCCACGGGCTAGAAGAGTTTCTGATAATAACAGTGATCAAGAACtcatttaa
- the YVH1 gene encoding tyrosine protein phosphatase YVH1 (similar to uniprot|Q02256 Saccharomyces cerevisiae YIR026C YVH1 nitrogen starvation-induced protein phosphatase) has translation MIVEREPDLNRILGGIYVGGIQPISEHVPLHGKWEITHILSIIKFEVIPEYLVRKSYTLKNISIDDDLHTNILEYFNESNRFLDNCLYPNELEYDPAKVDFRKKPHGGNVYIHCQAGVSRSVSFTIAYLMYRYRLNLKTALHAVKRKRPMSQPNDNFMEQLQLYEDMGSRYVDGNNQLYKQWLLKNSVKLDPTGSEILSHDETFKKDEEKDFESMTPEEQTQVKVARCKKCRQKLALSTSFIPHSPPSKQSSEGHFIRRAAGSHRIIGIEASQNQCSHYFVEPMNWMKDELQAKQELEGKFGCPGCHRKVGGYNWKGSRCSCGKWVIPAIHLQSDKVDLMSLRGPSLAPNVTK, from the coding sequence ATGATTGTTGAACGTGAGCCTGATTTGAACCGTATCTTGGGTGGAATCTATGTTGGTGGTATTCAACCTATCAGTGAACATGTTCCTCTACATGGTAAATGGGAAATCACACATATATTATCGATAATAAAATTTGAAGTTATACCTGAATACTTGGTCAGAAAAAGCTAtactttgaagaatatatcgattgatgatgatctGCATACGAATATTTTGGAATACTTTAACGAATCTAATAGATTTTTGGACAACTGTCTTTATCCAAATGAACTCGAGTATGATCCCGCTAAAGTTGATTTCAGAAAGAAACCTCACGGTGGTAACGTTTATATCCATTGTCAAGCAGGTGTCTCTAGATCAGTTAGTTTCACCATAGCCTATCTGATGTACCGTTATCGtctcaatttgaaaactgCTCTCCATGCAGTTAAAAGGAAAAGACCAATGTCTCAACCAAATGATAACTTTATGGAACAATTACAACTTTATGAAGATATGGGCTCTCGTTACGTGGATGGTAATAACCAGTTATATAAGCAATGGCTTCTCAAAAACTCGGTGAAACTGGACCCAACTGGTAGCGAGATTCTTTCCCATGATGAAACCttcaagaaagatgaagaaaaggattTCGAGAGTATGACCCCAGAAGAACAGACTCAGGTCAAGGTGGCTCGTTGTAAAAAATGTAGACAAAAATTGGCACTGTCCACATCCTTTATTCCGCATTCACCTCCAAGCAAGCAATCCTCAGAAGGTCATTTCATTAGAAGAGCCGCTGGCTCACATAGAATCATCGGCATTGAAGCTTCACAGAACCAATGTTCCCACTATTTTGTGGAACCCATGAACTGGATGAAGGATGAATTGCAAGCtaaacaagaattggaaggtAAATTTGGCTGTCCCGGTTGTCACAGAAAAGTGGGCGGCTACAACTGGAAGGGTTCAAGATGCAGTTGTGGTAAATGGGTTATACCGGCAATTCATCTACAATCAGACAAGGTAGATCTTATGTCATTAAGAGGGCCCTCTCTAGCACCGAATGTTACTAAATAG
- the HCS1 gene encoding ATP-dependent 5'-3' DNA helicase HCS1 (similar to uniprot|P34243 Saccharomyces cerevisiae YKL017C HCS1 Hexameric DNA polymerase alpha-associated DNA helicase A involved in lagging strand DNA synthesis contains single-stranded DNA stimulated ATPase and dATPase activities replication protein A stimulates helicase and ATPase activities) — protein sequence MHLADQFLNSISHERDQDVNQTERLLNSLPLTKLVKAGYAITNLNLENLRTGLGGKIYLELGPDNAIDQEIARGDVKVGDIVIIAPVKSKFKDESRCNGVVFKMSSQQLVVSIEESMEEEAVKLYSSRLYVLKTTNTITYQRMESSMRKLKEIESLKGNSIVQYLLEGKPFHASAPDPKVKFHNESLNDPQRQAIRFSLSNEISIIHGPPGTGKTYTLVELIQQLVERGQRVLVCGPSNVSVDTILERLSKVLPGTSLIRIGHPARLLEKNLTHSLDVLSKTGDAGAIVKDISKEIDQTIASIKKSRSFHDRREGWKTVKDLRKELRLRERKVINDLIMESKVIVATLHGSSSKELLSTYNAIPKLFDTLIIDEVSQSLEPQCWIPLISHKQSNIGKLVLAGDNKQLPPTIKTEDDKKVQKLLGTTLFDRLIKQYGDSFKQLLTIQYRMNEEIMSFASQEMYDGKLIADKSVATQRLTDLPGVDVNEDTEAPLIWYDTQGDDFPESSNEDEEIAASRFNENEALLLEDHISKLVGSNVPQDAIGVISPYSAQVGIIKKLIHEKYPQVEISTVDGFQGREKEVIILSLVRSNDTFEVGFLKDDRRLNVAITRPKKQLCIVGNMETLERSRVPFLEHWAHWSEENAEIRYPDIDDLL from the coding sequence ATGCATTTAGCTGATCAATTTCTTAATAGTATATCCCATGAGAGGGATCAAGATGTTAATCAGACTGAAAGATTGTTGAATTCTTTACCTCTGACTAAATTGGTTAAAGCTGGCTATGCAATCACCAACTTAAATCTTGAGAATTTGAGAACAGGTTTAGGTGGTAAAATTTATTTGGAATTAGGTCCTGATAATGCCATTGATCAAGAGATTGCAAGAGGGGATGTTAAAGTCGGCGACATTGTTATTATAGCACCTGTTAAGTCTAAGTTCAAGGACGAATCTCGTTGTAATGGTGTGGTATTCAAAATGTCATCCCAACAACTAGTGGTATCTATTGAAGAATCCATGGAGGAAGAGGCTGTTAAACTGTACTCATCAAGACTTTATGTCCTTAAGACCACTAATACTATCACATATCAACGTATGGAATCCTCGATGCgtaaattgaaagagatAGAATCGTTAAAGGgaaattcaattgttcaGTATTTGCTGGAAGGTAAGCCATTTCATGCCTCTGCACCAGATCCAAAAGTAAAATTTCACAATGAATCCTTAAATGATCCTCAGCGTCAAGCTATTAGGTTTTCCCTatcaaatgaaattagTATAATCCATGGTCCTCCAGGTACTGGTAAAACCTATACACTAGTGGAATTAATTCAACAACTAGTAGAGAGGGGACAAAGAGTGCTTGTTTGTGGGCCTTCAAATGTGTCTGTGGATACTATCTTGGAAAGGCTCTCAAAAGTTCTTCCAGGAACTTCACTAATACGTATAGGACACCCAGCACGGTTGCTAGAAAAGAATCTGACCCATTCGCTAGATGTATTAAGTAAAACTGGTGATGCAGGTGCTATAGTTAAAGATATatctaaagaaattgatcaaactATCGCCAGTATCAAAAAATCAAGATCTTTTCATGACCGTCGAGAAGGTTGGAAAAcagttaaagatttgagGAAGGAATTGAGACTGAGAGAAAGGAAAGTAATCAATGACTTGATCATGGAATCCAAAGTTATTGTAGCAACACTACATGGTTCTAGTAGCAAAGAGTTGCTTTCTACATACAATGCTATTCCCAAACTCTTTGATACATTAATCATCGATGAAGTTTCACAAAGTTTAGAACCTCAGTGTTGGATTCCATTAATCTCTCACAAACAGTCTAATATTGGTAAATTAGTGCTGGCGGGTGATAACAAACAATTACCGCCCACCATCAAGACTGAAGACGATAAAAAAGTGCAAAAACTGTTGGGAACCACATTGTTCGATAGATTGATAAAGCAATACGGTGATAGCTTCAAACAGCTACTAACAATTCAGTACAGAATGAATGAGGAGATTATGAGCTTTGCATCACAAGAAATGTATGATGGCAAGTTGATTGCGGATAAATCTGTAGCTACACAGAGACTTACGGACCTTCCTGGTGTGGATGTAAATGAGGATACAGAAGCACCGCTGATATGGTATGATACGCAAGGTGATGATTTCCCAGAAAGTtctaatgaagatgaggaaatTGCGGCCTCAAGATTTAATGAAAACGAGGCACTGCTACTTGAAGATCACATCTCAAAATTAGTCGGTAGCAATGTTCCACAAGATGCCATTGGGGTAATCTCACCATACAGTGCACAGGTTGGTAttataaagaaattaatcCATGAAAAGTACCCTcaagttgaaatttccacTGTTGATGGATTTCAAGGTAGGGAAAAGGAGGTCATCATATTATCATTGGTTAGAAGTAATGATACTTTCGAAGTTGGCTTCCTCAAAGATGATAGAAGACTTAATGTTGCCATTACAAGACCAAAGAAACAACTGTGCATTGTGGGTAACATGGAAACTTTAGAGAGAAGTCGAGTACCATTTCTTGAACATTGGGCTCATTGGAGCGAAGAAAACGCAGAAATTAGGTATCCTGACATCGATGATTTATTATGA
- the SPT23 gene encoding Spt23p (similar to uniprot|P40578 MGA2 and to YKL020C uniprot|P35210 SPT23, Saccharomyces cerevisiae ER membrane proteins involved in regulation of OLE1 transcription), with product MLHQVKNESLFPIGSGNGNGEDVNMLESDLLDDFMFGRQDRPDDEDAIFNSFIKTDQLEDPTAVVDGRIFNKPVVEEQQEEVPFVSSGEEQAPASPLQEPQQPKSPPLTTSDYEKHCQELVDHSLVFGRTEPLHTAYVNPLDYLHIDGNSLPYQLQISGLPDVSRVENQIKLEFRVSPPVKQCMIHLPTDCIARHKFYLEKDVSAYPQEFQDQLLFAEAFLLCSSNDKNTYVCTRCVKREHRRASRRKSGLSDNMLWCNNENRRAIIFNNKQVFVAKGSDGDSTQGDKTFELTARVVCYCRHHKSPDGFKILFVLKNSKGEVLAKTVSSNIMIMDKKPQLNSSESVGNIHSNANSNNNMDSGADTATELFSNTNFGEFPTTTSASEYNSNNINVVTNSGAPSVDMESTPGKYFSMGELSPPPGGLEMPDGNDNPPDGFNGGNISDHLVARGVMPSPTSMSEDGSESYLSAMDRRRTSGPLGSGSAAYARTKNYQRKRPRHDTAMDDGEDGGSWSSSSVGIISGKPVVTQRPSTSGPTQTTQEDCPSIQRVIPSQGPINGGIEITLLGSKFKDGLVVKFGENVALSTQCWSETTMVTCLPPASCAGQVFVTVINPAGSSNNAASEVQISNQATFTYMDDTDRQLIELALQIVGLKMNGKLEDARNIAKRIVGNDDSPKGNSPSLSTGNDNNAGGSIQDAFDNKLMYSDENLLVKVIRSLHVNSNLSMCDSLGRTLLQLASLKGYHTLCSVLIKKGARVNDRDSFGFSPLHFACVGGDTKVIRLLLQCKADPTVKAHNGVSCKQLFVVNHGTKKDNYQYVEDVLRIFDEFNQSNSFSKPMRKLSDASFNSSLYDTESLDSLDAGNGPVQASGAVGEYSASDHEESELEEDGDEDLLAEDDSPIPVTSAQPVGTSDDNAIDHSNTQAMDGKLLNKMLSYLNEGLPKYEDLYPNSPQDDANKLREVSRDNNDRPGSTAEESQNSSEDEEDALQLRLNRFFQQRQNFQNDKMLLFFWLPLTVVLLSWYALFKFGQDGDYVHYFSNMVAEQLRVLLAKIILGNERMKTAFKEQLTMFQNTNILSVNAE from the coding sequence ATGTTACATCAGGTTAAAAATGAGTCGTTATTTCCGATTGGATCCGGTAATGGGAATGGAGAAGACGTTAATATGCTAGAATCTGATCTTTTGGATGATTTTATGTTTGGTCGTCAGGATAGACctgacgatgaagatgcaatCTTTAACTCTTTTATTAAGACCGATCAGCTGGAAGACCCAACAGCAGTTGTAGATGGGAGAATATTCAATAAGCCAGTAGTTGAGGAACAGCAGGAAGAAGTACCATTTGTTAGTAGTGGCGAAGAACAAGCACCCGCTTCGCCACTACAGGAGCCTCAGCAACCCAAATCACCACCTTTGACTACATCGGATTACGAAAAACATTGTCAAGAACTTGTTGACCATTCGTTGGTATTCGGAAGAACAGAACCTTTGCATACTGCCTATGTGAACCCATTAGATTATTTACACATTGACGGTAATTCGTTGCCATACCAGTTGCAGATTTCCGGATTACCTGATGTCTCCAGAGTGGAGAACCAAATTAAATTAGAATTTAGAGTATCGCCTCCAGTGAAGCAGTGCATGATTCATTTACCAACAGATTGTATCGCAAGACATAAGTTTTATCTGGAGAAGGACGTTTCCGCATACCCACAAGAGTTTCAAGATCAATTACTCTTTGCAGAAGCTTTTTTACTGTGCTCTTCAAACGATAAAAATACTTATGTTTGTACAAGGTGTGTGAAAAGAGAACATAGGAGAGCTTCTAGAAGGAAATCGGGTTTGAGTGACAATATGCTATGGTGTAATAATGAGAATAGGAGAGCGattattttcaataataaaCAGGTATTCGTGGCCAAGGGTTCAGATGGTGATTCTACGCAAGGTGATAAAACGTTTGAATTGACCGCTAGAGTTGTATGCTACTGTAGACATCATAAATCACCGGATGGATTTAAAATTCTATTTGTGCTGAAGAATTCCAAAGGTGAAGTGTTGGCTAAAACTGTTAGTAGTAATATCATGATTATGGATAAAAAACCTCAGCTAAACTCCAGTGAATCAGTAGGTAACATACATTCAAATGCTAATAGCAATAATAACATGGATTCTGGTGCAGATACAGCGACAGAATTGTTTTCCAACACAAATTTTGGCGAATTTCCAACAACTACCTCAGCAAGTGAGTATAACAGTAACAATATCAATGTTGTTACAAACAGCGGCGCTCCAAGTGTAGACATGGAATCCACACCGGGTAAATACTTCTCCATGGGTGAACTTTCTCCACCTCCTGGTGGTCTTGAGATGCCTGATGGCAATGACAATCCTCCTGACGGCTTCAATGGCGGTAACATTAGCGATCATTTGGTAGCAAGGGGTGTAATGCCGTCACCTACATCAATGAGCGAAGATGGCTCAGAATCATATCTATCGGCAATGGATCGTAGGCGAACCTCTGGTCCTCTTGGTTCTGGATCAGCTGCATATGCCCGTACCAAGAATtatcaaagaaagagaCCCCGTCATGATACCGCTATGGATGACGGCGAAGATGGTGGGTCTTGGTCAAGTTCTTCTGTTGGCATAATTTCGGGTAAACCGGTGGTAACTCAAAGGCCTTCAACCAGTGGACCAACTCAAACCACACAAGAAGATTGTCCCTCGATACAACGTGTCATACCTTCACAGGGCCCCATAAATGGTGGTATAGAAATCACTTTATTGGGAtcaaaattcaaagatgggTTAGTTGTGAAATTTGGGGAAAATGTTGCATTATCCACACAATGTTGGAGTGAAACTACAATGGTCACTTGTTTACCTCCAGCTTCCTGTGCTGGGCAAGTTTTCGTTACTGTGATAAATCCTGCGGGTTCGAGTAACAACGCTGCTTCAGAAGTACAGATAAGCAATCAAGCGACTTTTACCTATATGGATGATACGGATAGACAGCTGATCGAATTAGCATTACAAATTGTTGGGCTTAAGAtgaatggtaaattggaagatgcGCGTAACATCGCCAAGAGGATTGTTGGTAATGATGATTCACCAAAGGGGAACTCACCATCACTGTCTACAggtaatgataataatgctGGTGGTTCGATTCAGGATGCCTTTGATAACAAACTAATGTACTCTGACGAAAACTTATTAGTCAAAGTAATTAGATCTTTGCACGTTAACTCAAATCTATCGATGTGTGATAGTTTGGGACGTACTTTGTTGCAGCTAGCATCATTGAAGGGATATCACACACTTTGCTCAGTACTCATCAAAAAAGGTGCTCGTGTCAACGATAGAGAttcatttggattttctcCATTACACTTTGCATGTGTTGGAGGTGATACCAAAGTAATACGATTGCTACTGCAGTGTAAAGCAGATCCCACGGTTAAGGCCCATAATGGTGTCTCTTGTAAACAACTATTCGTGGTCAACCATGGTACCAAGAAAGATAATTATCAATATGTGGAAGACGTTTTGCGaatttttgatgaatttaacCAGTCGAATTCCTTTAGCAAGCCCATGAGGAAATTATCAGACGCCAGTTTCAACTCAAGCCTATACGATACAGAATCGttggattctttggatGCCGGAAATGGACCCGTACAAGCTTCTGGTGCTGTTGGCGAGTACAGCGCATCTGATCATGAAGAGagtgaattggaagaagatggcGATGAAGATTTGCTAGCGGAAGATGATTCTCCAATTCCAGTGACGAGTGCACAACCAGTAGGAACGAGTGATGATAACGCTATAGATCATTCAAATACTCAGGCAATGGATGGCAAGTTACTCAATAAAATGTTAAGCTATTTGAATGAAGGTCTTCCAAAATATGAAGATCTATATCCCAATTCACCACAGGATGATGCTAATAAGTTGAGAGAAGTGAGCCGTGACAACAACGATAGGCCTGGTTCTACAGCAGAGGAATCGCAAAATTcatcagaagatgaagaagatgcacTGCAACTGAGGTTAAAcagatttttccaacaGAGACagaatttccaaaatgacAAAAtgcttttatttttctGGCTACCGTTGACGGTCGTCTTATTGTCATGGTATGCTTTGTTCAAGTTCGGTCAAGACGGTGATTATGTACACTACTTCAGCAATATGGTGGCTGAACAATTAAGAGTTCTGTTGGCAAAAATAATATTGGGTAACGAAAGAATGAAGACTGCATTTAAAGAACAGCTAACGATGTTTCAGAATACAAACATCTTAAGCGTCAATGCAGAATGA
- the MCO12 gene encoding Mco12p (similar to uniprot|Q3E7A7 Saccharomyces cerevisiae YKL018C-A): MGFNGILHYGFDLTLIAMVLAAIRQNTGYVFAYEQYGIGTYLYKYLGWGEWCYSYLVRFVKFSGKFRKQLPQDKFTQDSSTRIEELDRTERKSSSRRRQSRHQ, from the coding sequence ATGGGCTTCAACGGTATCTTACACTATGGGTTTGATTTGACCTTAATTGCCATGGTTCTCGCCGCTATAAGACAGAATACTGGCTATGTATTCGCATATGAACAGTACGGCATCGGAACATATCTCTACAAGTATCTAGGATGGGGAGAATGGTGCTATTCGTACTTGGTCAGGTTTGTCAAGTTTTCTGGCAAGTTTAGAAAGCAATTGCCGCAGGATAAGTTTACACAAGATTCCTCGACTAGAatcgaagaattggatCGTACTGAACGCAAATCGAGTTCAAGAAGGAGGCAATCTCGACACCAATAA